DNA from Leptospira kirschneri serovar Cynopteri str. 3522 CT:
ATATTTAAATTTTATAATATATAGTACATAAAACCTTTTCCAAAAACTTTAATTCAATATACAATTAATTGATTTTGATATTTAGGATCGAACGATTCAAATGCGGCTTACACTTTGGTTTATTAAGATCCAGTAAAATCCGATTTCACTGGCTACTTCTCCGAATTTGTCGAATTCAAACGGTTTAACTACGTAGCTATTTACCCCTAGTTTATAACTTTCTATAATATCCTTTTCTTCGGCGGAAGAAGTGAGTATCACTACCGGAAGCATCTTGGTATTTTCTTCGTTTCTTACTCTTCTTAATACTTCGATCCCATCCACTTTAGGCATTTTTAAATCCAAAAGAATGAGGGAGGGAACTCGTGTTTTATCCCGATCTGCGTAACGTCCAGTTGCGTATAAATATTCTAAAGCCTCTTCTCCGTCCCGGACGTGTTTGACTTGATTTGTAAGATTATGTTTTTTTAAACTTCTTAGAGTCAATTCGGAATCTTGAGGGTTGTCTTCTGCATATAGGATTTCTATCAATTCGTCCTGAAGATTATACATTTCTATCATTTACTCCTAACGTAAAATAAAAACAAGCGCCTTCGTTTAGGTTGCCTTTTCCCCAAACCCTACCGTTGTGTCTTTCTATCACCCTTTTGACGATGGCAAGTCCGACTCCGGTTCCTTCGAATTGATCCGTGTGATGTAACCTTTGAAATATGTTGAATAATTTATGTTGATACTTCATATCGAATCCGGCCCCGTTGTCTTTAACAAAGAAAACGGTTTCTTCTCCGTTTTGATACGATCCGATTTCAATTTTAGGAATTTCTTTTTTTTGTGAATATTTAAAAGCGTTGGAAATTAGATTGAATAAAAGTTGTTTGAGAAGATTTGTGTCTGCATTTGCGTAAGGAAGTTCTGCCACTGAAATTTCTGCATTTATGTTCGGATAATAGTTCGAGACTTCTTCGATCACTTTTTCCACCAAAACTTTCATATTTACGACGGAGAAAATTGGTTCTCTTCTTCCCAGTCTTGAATATTCCAAAAGATCGTCTATGAGTTTCCCCATGTTTTCTGAGTTTCGAATGATGATGTTTACGATTCTACGACTGTCTTCTCCTAATTCCGTTTCGTGATCTTAGAGAAGTATTTTATAAAATCCTAATATTCCTCGAATGGGAGAACGAAGATCATGGGAAACCGAATAGGAAAAGGCTTCTAAATCTCTATTAGATCTTTCTAATTG
Protein-coding regions in this window:
- a CDS encoding response regulator, giving the protein MYNLQDELIEILYAEDNPQDSELTLRSLKKHNLTNQVKHVRDGEEALEYLYATGRYADRDKTRVPSLILLDLKMPKVDGIEVLRRVRNEENTKMLPVVILTSSAEEKDIIESYKLGVNSYVVKPFEFDKFGEVASEIGFYWILINQSVSRI